In Metopolophium dirhodum isolate CAU chromosome 5, ASM1992520v1, whole genome shotgun sequence, the sequence TGTTGAACCGACAAGTTGTTTATCTGTACCCtttatctgtagactgtagtagGACTGCAGAGTGGCGACGAATATAGCAATGCGCCAATGCCTAATggctaataataactaataatactaataatgtctaaaatattagtatttataataatataatcaatattaatgataatacatattaattttgtattattggtCCCTTTACTTTggtcattgttatttttataaataatatctataataagccCAAACAAATTAGTCATTAGTGTTTGATATTTGTACACTGTTCACTTGTTGTTGAGGGTGTCGACAGTGTCGTTTATCCACGTTTTTCCTTTTATTAATCCAGCTGTTGTTAACATGTTAATTTGTTTGCTATCTAatgaaaatttaagttttatattattgatcgtacgatattatattgtaattatgaataaaaaaaggaaaGGAGTGGCAGGAAGAGAtcgcgaaaaaaacaaaaaattacttgcaaaatgtgctgaaaaatgtaatcaattagaTTCATTTTTTCTAAAAGGTACACCTACTTAAGAACTGtgtaatatgttgttataatgttttaattaaatataatttatttgcaaatGCTTACCCGACATTAACTAtagcatatcaatatattttaaccctCCCTGTTACGCAAGTTTCTTGTGAAAGGTCATTCtcaacattgaaatatttaaaaaaccggCTGAAAAATTCAATGACCAATGAACATCTTGAGTCTTTTATGCTAATggccattgaaaataaaattctcatggaaattgataataatattatcataaatgcaGTTGGTGATAAtagtaaactattatttaaattattattataaatgtatttttattatattgtttataatttatgtatttatttattacttattaccttatacctactatacctaaaccatgaaaacacaatatataattattaattattaatatttcgttagtttcaactattaaactatgcctacaaattttatatttcagacaTTCAGgtattagtagtatattaataaaaggtgggcaatttaatgaaaataattaagtctggctagttaagttaattcaattaaattgcttTCAGGcttcagttaaatttaaaagtaaacaaaaaaaaaaaaattaacttaactcattgaaaaaaattaatttttttttcaagttataaattgCACTAGAATTAaatctacttatataatagttatgaaataggtgaatagaaaaacaaaattcgagcgtagcgagaaaaaaatttttggtgGGTGGCCTGGATAAATTTTAAACTCCCGGCCTGGATTTGGTTCCCACTCCGCCCCtggtaaggtaatattattaaattgagctTCAATATAGATAGCATCGGgtgtacagttaattttatttatattttgtttccgtatttctgtatttaaagATGAGCAATTATCAGAAGAATTtaaccttgtatttaatttttttggcttGTTAGTTGAACTTGAACGACAAGTGATCGCGGAATGTCcaaatttattgcataattgacatattatattagttttgtttttaaagtaacaTTCATATTCAGTGTGGTTACTCTTCGAGCATATCGAGCATTGTTTTGTGTgtgctgaattattattattattgatataattactgttattttcgTTATATCTCAAAATTGGGTCgtatttagtaaaattgttttgataattattatcattgtttatctGAGATAGTTTTAACTGACCtatagtttcttttaaattttctatttcctctcgtaatttactattttcgttggtttttagcttgtagtttgtatttatttgctggattttattttcaattgtctctgtttcaatttcatatgggtttttatctatactatctGCTGTCATAAACTCTATAAGTTCATTTTTGCGAACGTTATTTTTAAGTTCATCAAGTGTTTTATTTCCTAATATTCCTATACATCTCAATATTGTGGGTTTTAAGCCTTTCATTATACTTCGTACCATTTCTCCTTGTGAAATATCTTTGTCAATTCGCCTACACAATGACTCTACTTCATTAATGTAAGACACACTTTGTTCATCCGGTTTCTGTTTGCGTTTTTCAAGCATTATTCGAAGCATATGAGTTTGGGCAATGGGTTCAAATTCtagtctaaattttttttctagatcggaccaattaatgttttcaacggtatccattatattgtcataaaatatgagAGCAGTGCCTTCTAAAAATACGGGAATATATAGACTTTTTTCAGATTCGGACCATCCGTTAATAAGTGCAGttctttgataattttttaagaaagaaTCGACGTTTTCAGAATTATTTCCCATGAATTTTCCGGGTTCAAAGTAAGGTTTTTTATTGTCTcccatatttaattacctatttgtattattttaaaaaaatagatttataataaataatgtaccattatttaattgtaatatttttgcaactaatttaatagatttaattaatatatttattactaaataagtaaattttttattttaatgaatataaattaattggttttgtttttataataaatgatgatacctatgttaaatcgtaaatcgtaaattagtatgttttattaataaataaatcactttttgttattattgtttttctaagttttatttttaatatttttttgtattaataatataatttttttattaattcttaaaattaatattaaaatattataatcttatacaacgaatataattttgtaaaatgtatttgatcaaTTCTCAGTTTATTTATCTGAATAAACTGAACTTGTGTTGGGCGCCACtttgtaataacgtaaaataggataacatataaataattataaatatacggcTCCtgccgatagttatattaaaatagtaaaagttagaattgtaaaattacgctattaccttcctccaggtgttcggagggctctcgagatcgtgtattattattattgttttattttactaggCAATTTTTGGCAACAAGCTATTTTTCTTATCtaagtgaaataattttttttagatgtaaacaatttgatgttttttttttaaattaaaaaaaaaattcccaatttctttaacaaataaaaattcattatagaaaaaatctcaaattcgtcggcattaaaaaaaaaattatgtatttcattaacttgttatgaattatgaaaggttaataaatattgattatattagaGAAGTAACacatagatttttaaaattgtatgaggAGGCTGTGTCTTGAACACCACTTCACCCTGCTTGTTCACGTAATCCGAATAAGACAACGAATATATGCATTGAAATCCAAATCTTTCAACAGCTTTTGCAGTAAAATGACTGGAGCATTCCACGTACATAATTTGATACCCTAACTCCAATGCCAACTCTCTagaaattaagttattattgtattaatataaatcaagtATAGGTATCACCAATagtgtgtaaatataatatggtatggtTGTATggacaatacattatataaattgtatgtatttttttaaataaataattagaaactaatattttagtgtttttttttcggcACTTAACACTTTTATAGTTTCTTTCGGGCACATACAcagtcaaatatatatttttttctgttgggACAGGGGCTAATATTAATCATGATTCATgaccaatatataaattaaaaattagaatttacaaTAGCTATATACAGctcatataatatgtgcataagTTAAAAAACTTTTGAGTAAAACATTTTGAGGGTTTTGAAACATTGATTTCCAAAATCGGTAGAAGTCATAACggcaataacaaaataatggtGACTGAGAATGTTAAAAGCATTTGCCAGGCTCTGCTCATCTAGACAAGAGCTATTGAGTACTTACCTACCGACCTACCTACTGATAAATATTAACTGTCAACAATTTGAGAGCAATGACGGGTTATTGCCTAAACATCTAACTTAAAAACTctgagaataaataatatataccatcataatgttttttatttataattttaactaacacaaataaaaaattgggAAAGATATAGATGAAAAATTGGTACTTTaagtcaacaataatattatttatgtctaGAATCATGTATCAATATTGTCctgcaattattattgttatgttattataggaacaaattattaacaaattattgatATACTTGGACTTTTTGATGAGGGCTTTGCAAATCCCAAGTCTTCTATATTCCTCATTAACTGTAATAATCTTTAACTCCATCATACGATCTATGTTTGGATACTGCCCAAATACATCAGTTTCTCGTCCAGCTTTGTCTAAGATAaccaaaatatcattatatttcgaACTTTTGTTCTCGTCACcgtattgttttatttc encodes:
- the LOC132945149 gene encoding arylalkylamine N-acetyltransferase 1-like, whose translation is MDEIKNNKVSFNIVPITDNDKQIIQNSLRQYFLHDEPLSASLGLIKEKESLLEFENSCTRLIKYGVSFMAISVETGEMMGAALNSTVCRSNEIKQYGDENKSSKYNDILVILDKAGRETDVFGQYPNIDRMMELKIITVNEEYRRLGICKALIKKSKELALELGYQIMYVECSSHFTAKAVERFGFQCIYSLSYSDYVNKQGEVVFKTQPPHTILKIYVLLL